The following DNA comes from Mucisphaera calidilacus.
GGATGGCCGCCCCCTACCTGCTGCTCGCCGCCTTCCCCTCACTCGTCGACCGACTCCCACGCTCCGGGCCCGTCAGCGAGATCATCAAGCAAACCATGGGCGGACTCCTCCTCGCCGTCGCCCTCTTCTTCTTCGGGCCGGTCATCCCCGGCCGAACCGAGTGGTGGCTCATCGCCGCCGTCATCGCGCTGACCATGATCTACCTCCTCATTCGAGCCCTGCCCATCACCCGTTCATGGACGGCACGCACCGCCACCACCGCCGCCGCCATCCTTGTCGCCGCCGCCGGCTACATCATGGCCGAGACCCTCGCCGGCCAGTCGCCCCTGCCCTGGCAGACCTTCACCCCCGACGCCTTCCAGCAGGCCCGCAACGACAACAAACACGTCCTGCTCAAGTTCACCGCCGACTGGTGCGGCAACTGCCATTTCCTTGAAGGCACCCTCTACCGCCAAACCGAGGTCGTCCGCGCCTTCGACAACCCCGACTACGTCGCCTTCAAGGTCGATCTCACCGACGCCAACGCCCCGGGCTGGCCCCTCCAGAAGCAACTCGGCCAGGGCGGCGGCATCCCCCTCGCCGCCGTCTACCACCCCGGTCAGGAACAACCCGACCGCGTTCTCCAGGGCCTCTACACCCTCGAACAGCTCCTCGATATCCTCACGCCACCCGCCCCATAGCTCGTTGTCAGCCGATCCGATAGGATGCTTACATAACCCTTGAGGGCCGACGCCGGCCCGGGAGCATCCTGATCGTGGGTTCGCCAGATTCGATCACACTCGGGCTTGTCCAGCACGCATGCCCCGTGGACGCGGACCCCGCCCACAGCCTCACCCGGGCCACCGACCTGATCCGCGACGCCGCCGCGCGCGGCGCCGACCTCGTTGTCACTCAGGAACTCTTCACCGGTCACTACTTCCCCCAGACCGAAGACCCGCATCACTTCCAACTCGCCCAGGCTATCCCCGGCCCAACCACCCGGCACCTCTGCGGCCTCGCCGCAGAGCTGGGCATCGAGATCTCCGCCTCGCTCTTCGAAAGGCGAGCCCCCGGCCTCTTCCACAACACCTCCGTCATGATCAGCCACACCGGCCAGATCACCGGCACCTACCGGAAGATGCACATCCCCGACGACCCCCGCTTCTACGAGAAGTACTACTTCACCCCAGGCGACGCCCCCGCCCCCGGCACCACCAACGGACCCGACGCGGGCTTCAAGAACCACCCGACCCGCTTCGCCGACGTCGGCATGCTCGTCTGCTGGGACCAGTGGTACCCCGAAGCCGCACGCGTCACGGCACTTCTCGGCGCCAACGTCCTGCTCTACCCCACCGCCATCGGCTGGCACCACGAGGAAACCGACGCCGAGAAACAGCGCCAACGCGACGCCTGGCAGACCGTCCAGCGAGCCCACGCCATCGCCAACGGCGTCTATGTCGCTGCCGTCAACCGCACCGGCACCGAAAACGAACTCACCTTCTGGGGATCCTCCTTTATCGCCGACCCGGGCGGAACCATCATCGCCCAGGCGCCCGCCGACGAAGAAGCCGTCCTCGTCGCCGAGTGCGACCTCACACGCATCCAGGAAGCACGCATCAACTGGCCCTTCCTCCGCGACCGACGCGTCGACGCCTATGGCGACCTCATCAAACGCATGCTCGACGGCACCTGAGTCAGACACAGCCCGCCCCGCGCAGGGGGCACCGCTGGGTCCGACCACCCGCCGTCACCCCAACTGAAACAAGAGGTCATGCCTCCCTACTTCGAAGCCACACGCGACGGCGAGTCCGCCGTCCTCCGCCTTGGCCCCACACCCGCCGAACTCGGCTACCGCATGCCCGCCGAGTGGGAACCCCAGCACCGCATCTGGGTCACCACCCCCACCAACCCCGACACGTTCCCCGGCTGCCTCCAGGAAGCCCAGGAACAACACGCCGAGTGGTGCGGCGCCATGTCCAGAGTCGTGAACGTCCGCGCCACCCAGTCCATCGGCATCGCCCCCGAAGACGCGTGGATCCGTGACTACGGCCCGATCTTCCTCGTCGACGACAAGGGCGGACTCGCCTTCAACAACTACCGCTTCAACGCCTGGGGCGAGAAATACCCCCCGTGGGACAAGATGGACAACGTCCCCGACATCATCGCCGATTTCCTGGAAAACGAGATCGGCAAGCCCGTCCCCCACTGGAAGCACGACATGGTCCTCGAGGGCGGGTCCTTCGAAGTCAATGGCGTCGGCTCGCTCCTCACCACCGAGGCCTGCCTGCTCCACCCCAATCGAAACCCCACCCTCAGCAAACAGCAGATCGAGGCCAACCTCGCCGCCACCCTGGGCGTCACCAACATCATCTGGATGCCACGCGGGCTCAAAGGCGACGACACCGACGGACACCAGGACGACCTCGCTCGATGGATCAACACCGACACCATCGTCGCCATCCGAGCACCCCAAGGCCACCCCGACCACGAAGCCCTCGAAGCCAACTGGCGCGCACTCTCCGACGCACGCGACCAGAACGGCCACAAACTCAACCTCATCGAACTCCCCAACGTCAGCCCCGCCGTCACCTACGACATGCCCGCCGACTACGAGGCAGTACGCAACGACAACGGCGCAACCACCGGCTCCTCAGGCGAACACCTCCCCGCCTCCTACACCAACTACCTCATCGCCAACGGACACCTCTTCCTCCCCGTCTTCGGCAGACCCTCCGACGACCTCGCCATCAAGACCTACGAACAGGCCGCACCCCACCTCACCATCGTCCCCATCCGATGCGAGTGGCTCATCGTCGGCAGGGGGGCCCTCCACTGCCTCTCCCAACAGGAACCCGCCGTCGACGAGATGTCACCCCTTCGCCTGGATTAACCCGGGGCATCACGAGGCCCGACTATTTTTAGCGCAATCGTAAAATGGTCGCGACTATTTTACGATACAACGTAAAATGGTCGGTATGACACACGCCCCGCGCATCTACGACGCCTTCCTGGATGAGCACCTCCGCAGCCATCGGCAGATGGCCTTCGTCTCAGGCCCGAGACAGGTGGGAAAAACCACCACGTGCCGACAGCACGCCACACAGACCCTCAACTGGGACAACGACGACCACCGCGAGACGATCCTGGCTGGTGCACAGGCCATCGCCGCGCAACTCGGCATCCACCAACTCGCCGAGCAGCCGGAGACGCTCCTGCTGGACGAAATCCATAAATACAACCGCTGGAAGAAACTGCTCAAAGGCCTCTTCGACACCCACGCCGATCAGCTGAAGATCATCGTCTCAGGCTCCAGCCGGCTCGATGTCTACCAGCGCGTTGGTGACAGCCTCATGGGCCGCTATTTCCTCTACCGCATGCACCCCTTCTCCGTCGCCGAGACCCTGCATGCCGACCTGCCCGACCCCGCAGCAATCCTCCGGCAACCTCATAAGCCCGGCCAGACCGAGTTTGACGCCCTCTGGGAGCATGGCGGCTTCCCCGAACCCTTCCTCAAACGCGATCCACGATTCACGCGCCGGTGGCAGATCCTCCGCACGCAGCAACTCCTGCGCGAAGACGTCCGCGACCAGACACGCATCCAGCAACTCGATCAACTCGAGCACGTCGCCCGCCTGCTCAACGACGCCTCAGGCCAGCAACTCGTCTACAGCAGCATCGCCAAACATACACGCGTCTCCGTCGACACCGCCCGACGCTGGATCAAGACGCTCTCCGACCTCCACCATGGCTTTCTCATCAAGCCCTGGCACAGCAACATCCAACGCTCCCTGCGAAAAGAACCCAAGTGGTTCCTCCGCGACTGGTCAAACGTGAGTCAACCCGGACCCAAAGCAGAAACCTTCGTCGCCTGTCACCTGCTCAAGGCCGTCGAAGGCTGGAACGACCTCG
Coding sequences within:
- a CDS encoding carbon-nitrogen hydrolase; translation: MGSPDSITLGLVQHACPVDADPAHSLTRATDLIRDAAARGADLVVTQELFTGHYFPQTEDPHHFQLAQAIPGPTTRHLCGLAAELGIEISASLFERRAPGLFHNTSVMISHTGQITGTYRKMHIPDDPRFYEKYYFTPGDAPAPGTTNGPDAGFKNHPTRFADVGMLVCWDQWYPEAARVTALLGANVLLYPTAIGWHHEETDAEKQRQRDAWQTVQRAHAIANGVYVAAVNRTGTENELTFWGSSFIADPGGTIIAQAPADEEAVLVAECDLTRIQEARINWPFLRDRRVDAYGDLIKRMLDGT
- a CDS encoding agmatine deiminase family protein, yielding MPPYFEATRDGESAVLRLGPTPAELGYRMPAEWEPQHRIWVTTPTNPDTFPGCLQEAQEQHAEWCGAMSRVVNVRATQSIGIAPEDAWIRDYGPIFLVDDKGGLAFNNYRFNAWGEKYPPWDKMDNVPDIIADFLENEIGKPVPHWKHDMVLEGGSFEVNGVGSLLTTEACLLHPNRNPTLSKQQIEANLAATLGVTNIIWMPRGLKGDDTDGHQDDLARWINTDTIVAIRAPQGHPDHEALEANWRALSDARDQNGHKLNLIELPNVSPAVTYDMPADYEAVRNDNGATTGSSGEHLPASYTNYLIANGHLFLPVFGRPSDDLAIKTYEQAAPHLTIVPIRCEWLIVGRGALHCLSQQEPAVDEMSPLRLD
- a CDS encoding ATP-binding protein yields the protein MTHAPRIYDAFLDEHLRSHRQMAFVSGPRQVGKTTTCRQHATQTLNWDNDDHRETILAGAQAIAAQLGIHQLAEQPETLLLDEIHKYNRWKKLLKGLFDTHADQLKIIVSGSSRLDVYQRVGDSLMGRYFLYRMHPFSVAETLHADLPDPAAILRQPHKPGQTEFDALWEHGGFPEPFLKRDPRFTRRWQILRTQQLLREDVRDQTRIQQLDQLEHVARLLNDASGQQLVYSSIAKHTRVSVDTARRWIKTLSDLHHGFLIKPWHSNIQRSLRKEPKWFLRDWSNVSQPGPKAETFVACHLLKAVEGWNDLGLGSFQLAYLRDKDQHEVDFIVIRDNEPWMLVEVKMTDTKLSPALAKFQKQTGAPYALQVVISLDYVNQDCFKKQGRPGVVPAQTFLSQLL